DNA sequence from the Drosophila sechellia strain sech25 chromosome 3L, ASM438219v1, whole genome shotgun sequence genome:
TAGTGTTGTAAAACATAACAAGCGAGTTTTGGACCAGTGTTGTTCGTAGCCAGCAGCCGCCAGCGAATGACAAGATTAAAAACCTTGCTGAAACATAGTTTTCCCAGATATTACGTATCAAGATCAAAGTTCACCTGGCATCGCCGCGCACCATCCATGTGTGGTGAAATCAAAGCCAGAACATCAGTATCATTATATTGATCGAGGAAGAAGAACGTGACATTAATCAGAGGAAGTAGAAAATATCTTACCTTGAAATGAAGGTGTCCAGAGGTCTCTGCCTGCTAAAACAGCTGCCAAATGTCAGAAACTCCAGTGGGCCCACAAAGCCTTTCAAAATCCTCAACAAACATGTAGGTGGTAGAATCCTTTTGGTTTTCATTTAGTAATCACCTTGGCTTTCTCTTCGCAGTTCGATGAAATCAGCATACCAGTTCCATGGGGTCACATATCGGGCAAATGGTATGGACCCAAGCACGTACGACCGATTGTTGGCATGCATGGTTGGCAGGACAATGCCGGTACCTTCGATACTTTGGCTCCGCTCCTGCCGTCCCACCTCTCCTTCTTAAGCATCGATGCACCAGGCCATGGGTTGTCCTCCTGGTTGCCACCTGGCACTTCCTACCACTCCATTGACCTCGTGCTGATCACTCGCCGACTAATGGAGGAGTACAACTGGGACAAGATTTCCATATTGGCCCACTCGATGAGCTCCATCAATGGCTTTGTGTTCAGTGCTCTATTTCCTGACAAGGTTGATCTGTTCGTGGGTCTGGATGTGCTGAAGCCGCCAGTTCGAAGTGCTAGCGGCATTGTGGATTCGCTTTCCGAGCGAATTGAGTCCACCTTGAAGCTGGAACGACGTCTAAAAAGTGGATCTGAGCCGCCCGCCTATGACTGGGATCAGTTGGTAACCCGGCTGCATGAGGGCTCAAATAAGTCCGTCTCACTGGATGCCTGCAAGTATCTGCTGCAGCGAAACTGCAAACCATCGACGCACGAGCCGCACAAGTATTACTTCTCCCGCGACAACCGACTGAAGTCATCACTATTTTACACGTTGCACCAGGAGGTGCCAATGGAGATGGCGCGCAGAATTAAGTGCCCGCATCTCTTCATCAAGGCCCTGCAGGCTCCCTACTACGAACGCAAGGAGTACTTCGATGAAGTGTTAGCGGAGCTGCAGAACAATCCTCTGTTCGAATACCACGAGGTTGAAGGAACTCACCATGTCCACCTTAATGAGCCAGAGAAGGTGGCGCCCATCGTAAACTCCTTCATCAATAGGTACCGGCCCTTATGAGACCGCCTTAACATAAACCTCGACATATAGACCCGTGTACAAACTAGCGGATTCGTGTACCTTACTCCTAATGTTTAATTCAACCCAACGCAGATCGACGATATTGACTGGATATTAGATGAAAATTAATCTCAGTAGTAGACAATACCCAAACATTGGAAAATTGGTTGCttctatttaatttattatgtaCAATTGATACCGGCAATAACATTAAAGTTAAACACTATATTAAAAACCTCAAAATATACGCATTGAGTTGTTGTTTTCTGTGGAATTTACGCCGTAACTAAAACTAGCCAATAAAAAGCTAAGACAAATAGAAACATACTCACAGGACCCATGGGAAATAAGAAAGAGTTTGTGAATTCCCTGCAGCTCCCACGTAGTTTTCTGTTTTAAAGCGTGAAAAAATAGTGTAATAGACATTGGATTTAAGTAATGAGTCTATGGGCTCGATTTGGAATTATCTGTGCACTGCACAGCTCTAAACCCATAAAGTCAGCTCTTGAGTCTTGGATGACTGCTAAGAGAAcatgttaaaataaatattacttaGAGATTGTGGTTAGCTAAAgtctaaaaatatttgtaaatctACAATTGTATATATGTTTTTGGGGTTTTCTTTTGTAAAATCAGTCGGCGCGaggaaatataatattaaacaattaCAACATTGGGATAGCCAACTCGGCAAACGTGGTGACTACTCGAATATATGCATCTTCtattgtatatatttgtaagCGTAATCAACAATTGCTTCGGTTTCGCATGGAGTTTTCTTAGCATTTTAGTGTCTTGTGTTGTTCTCAATCAGATTCAAAGtgttataaaaaatattcaatatgtggtaaatatatgtagcatgtacatacatatttatctACGCTGTAAGTTTTACAATCTATTGCATTGGCAAGTTAAGCAGCCGCAGCATTTCGCCCATTCACTAAATGACAACCAGATTAATCTTAAAGAGTGATATtgcaaaaaaagagaaaagaagTTTCGATTTAAATAGGAAAATATTCAATAATTGCAAtgctaataaaaaaattatcgaaaatttatgtatatataaagcCATTTAGTAAATGCCCGACTTGCGCTTGCTTAAACTACTCTTGCACATTAAACATTGTAATAAAACAACAAACTAAAACCTAcgctaaaaataaatacaataaattagTTAAGTCCTAAAGAGAAAATGCTTAGCAACATTTAGTGTGGATTTCTCTGGATAATTCTCCTCTCAAGTTTCTCGCAATTTGGTTTGTCTATTTACAATTGTATCATTTTTCCGTTTTGTTTTCCCGACATTTGTTTGGATCGAAGCTCAAGCTACTGGCGACGAATCGCCTTTCATGTCGCGCTCACGAAAAAACCCCCGCTCCGTCTTGCACTCGCGTATGGTGACGGTCTCCAGGTTTACGGTAACGTCTGTGATCACCACCCGGTTGGATATGTTGCATTTGGCCGGCAGCCAGAAGCGCGGCGGAAGGGCACGCGGCGAAAGAGGAGTAAGCGGCTGTTTCTGGTTGATAGCCAGGTTGTTGCACGGTTTTGGTATGTTATTGTTCTCGGAAGGAACCTGTGGCGTCTGTTGGTTGCCTTCCTCGTTggctgcttcttcttcctcGGCTCCAGATTCTGCGGGCGTTGTGTTTATGGCTTCTGTGGCCAGTGGGGTGGCCTGCTGCTCTGATTTCAGTGGCGTTGCAGCTTCGCTGGCAATCTTTTCCGCTTGCTGCTGATCCTGGAAGGGCTGCTGTTGGATGGGAGTTAACTGCTGGGTCGGCTGAGGCTTAATGGTGGGGCCATCTGGCGAGGTCTTAATCGTCACTCCAATCTTGCCCGATTCCTTGAGCACCTCGGCTTTGCGCTTGGTGCCGATCAGCGGCTGATCCTCGGAACTGGATGAGTTGCTGTCCGGCTCGGGGACAAATGAGTTGTGCGTAAAGCTGCTGTTCGAGGAGGAGCTGTGATCCATGCGCTGACGCTTGGActcgtggtggtggtgatga
Encoded proteins:
- the LOC6616428 gene encoding probable serine hydrolase — encoded protein: MKVSRGLCLLKQLPNVRNSSGPTKPFKILNKHFDEISIPVPWGHISGKWYGPKHVRPIVGMHGWQDNAGTFDTLAPLLPSHLSFLSIDAPGHGLSSWLPPGTSYHSIDLVLITRRLMEEYNWDKISILAHSMSSINGFVFSALFPDKVDLFVGLDVLKPPVRSASGIVDSLSERIESTLKLERRLKSGSEPPAYDWDQLVTRLHEGSNKSVSLDACKYLLQRNCKPSTHEPHKYYFSRDNRLKSSLFYTLHQEVPMEMARRIKCPHLFIKALQAPYYERKEYFDEVLAELQNNPLFEYHEVEGTHHVHLNEPEKVAPIVNSFINRYRPL
- the LOC6616429 gene encoding polycomb group protein Pc, which produces MTGRGKGSKGKLGRDNATDDPVDLVYAAEKIIQKRVKKGVVEYRVKWKGWNQRYNTWEPEVNILDRRLIDIYEQTNKSSGTPSKRGIKKKEKEPDPEPESEEDEYTFTVDDVDTHQATTSSATQDKESKKEKKHHHHHHHHHHIKSERNSGRRSESPLNHHHHHHHHESKRQRMDHSSSSNSSFTHNSFVPEPDSNSSSSEDQPLIGTKRKAEVLKESGKIGVTIKTSPDGPTIKPQPTQQLTPIQQQPFQDQQQAEKIASEAATPLKSEQQATPLATEAINTTPAESGAEEEEAANEEGNQQTPQVPSENNNIPKPCNNLAINQKQPLTPLSPRALPPRFWLPAKCNISNRVVITDVTVNLETVTIRECKTERGFFRERDMKGDSSPVA